The following are encoded together in the Armatimonadota bacterium genome:
- a CDS encoding iron chelate uptake ABC transporter family permease subunit produces the protein MTSLRRRRRVFYCFVALVIALGTVAGGIVAVVVGPSGQPLPVVLDALGDGARNVVFGESYPRDPAHTIVLDIRLPRVLLGCLVGASLALAGAVMQALFQNAMADPYIVGVSGGAALGAVAAMMLNIQLRIAGFTAVPILAFVGALATTVTVYVLAQRGGRVHTATLLLTGIAIGSLVSAVTSFLMLSRDELQPGVIFWLLGSLSGRSWLHVYALVPQLVMGLVVAVVMARPLNVLVLGDEAALNLGLDVQRTKRWLLGLSALLAASAVAVSGIIGFVGLIVPHVCRLIVGPDHRVLLPISALAGALLLVLADIPARMALAPTELPIGIITSLLGCPFFLYLLHRQGTRGL, from the coding sequence ATGACGAGCCTGCGTCGACGACGACGGGTGTTCTATTGCTTCGTCGCTCTGGTGATTGCGCTTGGGACTGTTGCGGGGGGCATCGTCGCCGTTGTGGTCGGGCCTTCCGGGCAGCCGCTGCCGGTTGTTCTCGACGCGCTGGGCGATGGCGCGCGCAACGTGGTCTTCGGGGAGAGCTACCCGCGTGACCCGGCCCACACCATCGTGCTCGATATCCGCCTGCCCCGGGTCTTGCTGGGGTGCCTGGTCGGTGCGAGTCTCGCGCTTGCCGGAGCGGTGATGCAGGCGCTCTTCCAGAACGCCATGGCGGACCCATATATCGTTGGTGTGTCCGGCGGCGCGGCGCTGGGCGCGGTTGCGGCGATGATGCTCAACATCCAGCTGCGCATCGCCGGGTTCACAGCGGTTCCGATTCTCGCTTTCGTGGGCGCGCTGGCTACCACCGTCACCGTCTATGTGCTCGCCCAGCGCGGCGGGCGCGTGCATACAGCCACGCTCCTGCTCACGGGGATCGCCATCGGTTCGCTGGTCTCGGCGGTGACTTCCTTTCTCATGCTGAGCCGCGACGAACTGCAGCCGGGGGTCATCTTCTGGCTCCTGGGCAGCCTGTCTGGGAGAAGCTGGCTACACGTCTACGCGCTGGTTCCGCAACTGGTAATGGGACTGGTGGTGGCGGTGGTGATGGCAAGGCCGCTCAATGTGCTGGTTCTGGGCGATGAGGCCGCACTGAACCTGGGGCTCGACGTGCAGCGCACCAAACGCTGGCTGCTGGGCCTGTCGGCGCTGCTTGCAGCGTCGGCGGTCGCGGTGAGTGGCATCATTGGCTTCGTCGGGCTCATCGTCCCCCACGTCTGCCGTCTCATCGTAGGGCCCGATCACCGCGTCCTCTTGCCCATATCCGCGCTTGCAGGTGCGCTGTTGTTGGTGTTGGCGGACATTCCGGCGCGCATGGCGCTGGCACCCACCGAGTTGCCAATCGGCATCATCACGAGCCTGCTCGGATGCCCCTTCTTCCTGTATCTTCTCCATCGCCAGGGCACTCGGGGCTTGTGA
- a CDS encoding FAD-dependent oxidoreductase translates to MAHQRLETDVCVIGGGSGGIGAAITAARLGARVVLIERDAWLGGTTTNGGVSVWQPSVCCDLLCREIFDRTRAQGVSTLARAGLRPGAAMPVKRDDPAAVYCYTFTRMVPWTPQFCNGYVIGFDPAGFDATIREMLDETGNCRVLDRATVTGVEVGLPGKLTQVIARRGIDTLSISAHQFVDCTGDVEVARMAGVATRCGEDPKSLYDEPGAPEEESPRLNGVTLMYAIGKEPGLARPEDCEGYRGGSIHGSADIAELPGGRFSVNNCFMISGDEAYAMGLDRAYEVLSRRIWLYWDLTRANYGLEGYNIVWVAPRLGLREGPRIVGRYVLTEHDIRAGMKGQRHEDIVAVTSHAMDTHGAKSYCLEAPNGPFGIPFRCLQTNELDNLLVACRGASFSHLAASAARLQRTMIEIGVAAGRAAVGENPVPPPDHWNF, encoded by the coding sequence TTGGCGCACCAGAGACTTGAGACCGACGTCTGCGTTATCGGAGGCGGAAGCGGGGGCATTGGGGCCGCGATTACCGCTGCTCGCCTGGGTGCGCGAGTGGTTCTCATCGAGCGCGATGCGTGGCTGGGAGGCACAACCACCAACGGCGGGGTGAGCGTCTGGCAGCCCAGCGTTTGTTGCGACCTGCTGTGCCGCGAGATTTTCGACCGCACGCGTGCTCAGGGCGTATCCACACTTGCGCGCGCCGGTCTCAGGCCCGGCGCCGCCATGCCGGTGAAACGCGACGATCCAGCGGCAGTGTACTGCTACACCTTCACGCGAATGGTCCCCTGGACCCCCCAGTTCTGCAATGGTTACGTGATCGGGTTCGATCCCGCGGGGTTCGACGCAACCATACGCGAGATGCTCGATGAGACAGGGAACTGCCGCGTGCTGGACCGGGCCACCGTCACCGGTGTCGAGGTCGGCCTTCCAGGTAAGTTGACGCAGGTCATCGCAAGGCGTGGCATCGATACGCTGTCCATCAGCGCGCATCAGTTCGTGGACTGCACGGGGGATGTGGAAGTCGCCCGGATGGCCGGTGTGGCAACGCGCTGCGGGGAAGACCCGAAGAGCCTGTATGACGAACCCGGCGCTCCGGAAGAAGAATCGCCTCGTCTCAACGGGGTCACACTTATGTACGCCATCGGAAAAGAGCCCGGGCTTGCACGGCCCGAGGATTGTGAGGGGTACCGCGGCGGATCGATCCACGGATCGGCCGATATCGCGGAGCTTCCGGGCGGCCGGTTCTCGGTGAACAACTGCTTCATGATCTCCGGGGACGAGGCTTACGCCATGGGCCTGGACCGCGCATACGAAGTGCTGTCCCGACGGATCTGGCTCTACTGGGACCTCACGAGGGCGAACTACGGGCTCGAAGGCTATAACATCGTCTGGGTGGCGCCGCGCCTGGGGCTGCGGGAGGGCCCACGCATTGTGGGGAGGTACGTGCTTACCGAGCACGATATCCGGGCGGGCATGAAGGGGCAGCGACACGAAGACATTGTGGCTGTCACCAGTCATGCGATGGACACCCACGGCGCGAAAAGTTACTGCCTGGAGGCCCCCAACGGGCCCTTCGGAATCCCTTTCCGGTGCCTTCAGACCAACGAACTGGACAACCTGCTGGTGGCCTGCCGGGGAGCGTCTTTCTCGCACCTCGCGGCCAGCGCGGCGCGTCTTCAAAGGACGATGATCGAGATTGGCGTGGCAGCCGGGAGGGCAGCCGTGGGAGAGAACCCGGTGCCGCCGCCAGACCACTGGAATTTCTGA
- a CDS encoding phosphoribosylglycinamide formyltransferase: MASGIRIGVLASGSGTNLQAIIDRCESGAIDGRVVVVISDVADAGCLDRARRHGIDAVHVHVPRTGTPEWEEANRNIVEALSSRNVDLVVMAGYMRKISPDLLAAFPGAVMNIHPALLPSFPGTHGQRDAAEYGVRIAGATVHFADEEFDRGPIIIQAAVPVLEGDDADSLAARILAQEHRIYAQAIQWFCQGRLRVVGRRVEIDGVPRSTDAALIWPPLEMD; the protein is encoded by the coding sequence ATGGCAAGCGGCATCAGAATCGGCGTGCTCGCATCGGGCTCAGGCACCAATCTGCAGGCGATCATCGATCGTTGCGAGTCAGGCGCGATTGACGGCCGAGTGGTGGTGGTGATCAGCGATGTGGCTGATGCGGGGTGCCTTGACCGGGCCCGCCGACACGGGATCGATGCAGTACACGTACACGTGCCGCGCACCGGCACTCCTGAGTGGGAGGAGGCCAACCGGAATATTGTTGAGGCGCTCAGTAGCCGCAACGTGGATCTGGTGGTGATGGCCGGATACATGCGGAAGATATCTCCCGACCTGCTCGCCGCATTTCCGGGGGCTGTGATGAACATCCACCCGGCCCTCCTCCCCTCGTTCCCGGGCACTCATGGCCAGCGAGATGCGGCTGAATACGGTGTGCGGATTGCGGGCGCGACGGTGCATTTCGCAGACGAGGAGTTCGACCGGGGACCGATCATCATTCAGGCCGCAGTTCCCGTGCTGGAAGGCGACGACGCCGACTCGCTGGCGGCAAGGATTCTCGCACAGGAGCATCGGATCTATGCGCAGGCAATCCAGTGGTTCTGCCAGGGCCGGCTGAGAGTGGTCGGGCGGCGCGTGGAGATTGACGGCGTTCCGCGGTCAACGGACGCCGCGCTGATCTGGCCGCCGCTGGAGATGGACTGA